A single genomic interval of Demequina sp. NBRC 110054 harbors:
- a CDS encoding DUF3263 domain-containing protein, producing MSGSVVRLERQEVPPSGLSERDTAILDFERQWWRYAGAKEDAVRELFSLSGTEYYQILNALIDDERALAHDPMLVKRLRRMRAARQRGRGRSAHA from the coding sequence ATGAGCGGATCCGTGGTGCGCCTTGAGCGCCAGGAGGTTCCTCCGAGCGGCCTGTCCGAGCGGGACACGGCGATCCTGGACTTCGAGCGCCAGTGGTGGCGCTATGCCGGGGCCAAGGAGGACGCCGTGCGCGAGCTGTTCTCGCTGTCCGGCACGGAGTACTACCAGATCCTCAACGCGCTTATCGACGATGAGCGCGCGCTCGCGCACGACCCGATGCTCGTGAAGCGTCTGCGTCGCATGCGAGCCGCGCGCCAGCGCGGCAGGGGCCGCTCGGCTCACGCCTGA
- a CDS encoding LytR C-terminal domain-containing protein — protein MAQYEEDEFDALAREAGPVGVHRAPRPWVMGLIAPLVVFLLAGLLAFIIVWWNWNQDITSSDDATATATATTSSTSSASPSASATPSASAAASASPSASPSASETAEPVIEYDTAVAVRNGSGIAGLAGTQQTLLEGEGFTSVEANNINLSLIPDGQNTVVYADEALADTAAEIADVLGIDSVLQQSTPGGTAIEVLLASDPAA, from the coding sequence GTGGCACAGTACGAAGAGGACGAGTTCGACGCGCTCGCCCGTGAGGCGGGTCCGGTCGGCGTGCACCGCGCGCCTCGTCCGTGGGTGATGGGCCTGATCGCGCCCCTCGTCGTCTTTCTGCTTGCCGGCCTTCTCGCGTTCATCATCGTGTGGTGGAACTGGAACCAGGACATCACGAGCAGCGACGACGCCACTGCGACGGCGACAGCCACCACCTCCTCCACGTCGAGCGCCTCGCCCTCCGCGTCCGCGACGCCGTCGGCGTCCGCCGCCGCGTCGGCCTCGCCGAGCGCATCGCCCTCCGCGAGCGAGACCGCCGAGCCCGTGATCGAGTACGACACCGCGGTCGCCGTGCGCAACGGCTCGGGCATCGCGGGCCTCGCGGGCACGCAGCAGACGCTGCTCGAGGGCGAGGGCTTCACGAGCGTCGAGGCGAACAACATCAACCTGTCCCTCATCCCCGACGGCCAGAACACCGTCGTCTACGCGGATGAGGCGCTCGCGGACACCGCCGCGGAGATCGCCGATGTGCTCGGCATCGACTCCGTGCTGCAGCAGTCCACGCCGGGCGGCACCGCCATCGAGGTGCTGCTCGCCTCGGACCCCGCCGCGTAG
- the groL gene encoding chaperonin GroEL (60 kDa chaperone family; promotes refolding of misfolded polypeptides especially under stressful conditions; forms two stacked rings of heptamers to form a barrel-shaped 14mer; ends can be capped by GroES; misfolded proteins enter the barrel where they are refolded when GroES binds) produces the protein MAKLIAFDEEARRGMERGMNALADAVKVTLGPKGRNVVLEKKWGAPTITNDGVSIAKEIELEEPFEKIGAELVKEVAKKTDDVAGDGTTTATVLAQALVTQGLRNVAAGANPIALKKGIEKAVEAVTAELLKAAREVETKDQIAATAGISAGDSTIGELIAEAMDKVGKEGVITVEESNALGLELELTEGMRFDKGFLSAYFVTDPERQEAILEDAYVLLVESKINNVKDLVPVLEKVMQTGKPLLIVAEDVESEALATLVVNKIRGTFKAVAVKAPGFGDRRKAMLQDMAILTGGTVISESVGLSLDGADLSSLGQARKVVVTKDETTIVEGAGAEEQIEGRVRQIRAEIDNSDSDYDREKLQERLAKLAGGVAVIKAGAATEVELKERKHRIEDAVRNAKAAVEEGIVAGGGVALIQAGNLAFADLALEGDEATGASIVAAAVSAPLRQIAVNAGLEGGVVVEKVKDLPIGHGLNAATGVYEDLLAAGVNDPVKVTRSALQNAASIAGLFLTTEAVVADKPEPEPAMPAGAPDMGGMGF, from the coding sequence ATGGCAAAGCTCATTGCCTTCGATGAGGAGGCCCGCCGCGGCATGGAGCGGGGCATGAACGCCCTCGCCGACGCCGTCAAGGTCACCCTCGGCCCCAAGGGCCGCAACGTCGTGCTCGAGAAGAAGTGGGGCGCGCCGACCATCACCAACGACGGTGTCTCCATCGCCAAGGAGATCGAGCTCGAGGAGCCCTTCGAGAAGATCGGCGCGGAGCTCGTCAAGGAGGTCGCCAAGAAGACCGACGACGTCGCTGGTGACGGCACCACCACCGCGACCGTCCTCGCTCAGGCGCTCGTGACGCAGGGTCTGCGCAACGTCGCGGCCGGCGCGAACCCGATCGCCCTCAAGAAGGGCATCGAGAAGGCCGTCGAGGCCGTCACCGCGGAGCTGCTCAAGGCCGCTCGGGAGGTCGAGACCAAGGACCAGATCGCCGCGACCGCGGGCATCTCGGCCGGCGACTCCACGATCGGCGAGCTCATCGCCGAGGCGATGGACAAGGTCGGCAAGGAGGGCGTCATCACGGTCGAGGAGTCGAACGCTCTCGGCCTCGAGCTCGAGCTCACCGAGGGCATGCGCTTCGACAAGGGCTTCCTGTCGGCGTACTTCGTCACCGACCCCGAGCGCCAGGAGGCCATCCTGGAGGACGCGTACGTCCTGCTCGTCGAGTCGAAGATCAACAACGTCAAGGACCTCGTCCCGGTTCTCGAGAAGGTCATGCAGACCGGCAAGCCGCTGCTGATCGTCGCCGAGGACGTCGAGTCCGAGGCCCTCGCGACCCTCGTCGTGAACAAGATCCGCGGCACCTTCAAGGCCGTCGCCGTCAAGGCGCCGGGCTTCGGTGACCGTCGCAAGGCGATGCTGCAGGACATGGCGATCCTGACCGGCGGTACCGTCATCTCCGAGTCGGTCGGCCTGTCGCTCGACGGTGCCGACCTCAGCTCGCTGGGCCAGGCGCGCAAGGTCGTCGTCACCAAGGACGAGACCACGATCGTCGAGGGCGCTGGCGCCGAGGAGCAGATCGAGGGCCGCGTGCGTCAGATCCGCGCCGAGATCGACAACTCGGACTCGGACTACGACCGCGAGAAGCTCCAGGAGCGCCTCGCCAAGCTCGCCGGCGGCGTCGCCGTCATCAAGGCGGGCGCGGCCACCGAGGTCGAGCTCAAGGAGCGCAAGCACCGCATCGAGGACGCCGTCCGCAACGCGAAGGCTGCCGTCGAGGAGGGCATCGTCGCCGGTGGTGGCGTCGCGCTCATCCAGGCGGGCAACCTCGCCTTCGCCGACCTCGCGCTCGAGGGTGACGAGGCCACCGGTGCCTCGATCGTCGCCGCGGCCGTCTCGGCCCCGCTGCGTCAGATCGCCGTCAACGCCGGCCTCGAGGGTGGCGTCGTCGTGGAGAAGGTCAAGGACCTCCCGATCGGCCACGGCCTCAACGCCGCGACCGGTGTCTACGAGGACCTGCTCGCCGCGGGCGTCAACGACCCGGTCAAGGTGACCCGCTCGGCGCTGCAGAACGCCGCGTCGATCGCCGGCCTGTTCCTCACGACCGAGGCGGTCGTGGCGGACAAGCCCGAGCCCGAGCCGGCCATGCCGGCCGGTGCGCCCGACATGGGCGGCATGGGCTTCTAA
- a CDS encoding zinc-binding dehydrogenase has translation MKAWQFTGTHQPLVLNEVPEPTPGPGEVIIDVKAAGLCHSDVGVLEDEGWMALIPNLPVTMGHEISGVVSAVGEDVEDYAVGDRVGVCPTGPTGIAPGYGRDGGFAPKHRAAAVDLVRMPEGLSFPLAAAGTDAGMTSYHAMAAIGAVQAGEKVAVIGIGGLGQIGAQVAKVKGADVTVAEPNEAAWPMARQIGASRIVKDVSELEGEDFDLIVDYAGFGTTTAGAIKAVRFGGRVVQVGMGRLEATIDTRILITHQVSLLGSVGGTAQDVAEVYELFASGQVTPQISAIDFDEIAEGIEQLHQGKARGRVVALMDTEAETDAAAARLQGDDASHPAHR, from the coding sequence ATGAAGGCATGGCAGTTCACCGGCACCCATCAGCCGCTCGTCCTGAACGAGGTGCCCGAGCCCACCCCCGGCCCGGGCGAGGTCATCATCGACGTCAAGGCAGCGGGTCTGTGCCACTCCGACGTCGGCGTCCTCGAGGACGAGGGCTGGATGGCCCTGATCCCGAACCTCCCGGTGACGATGGGCCACGAGATCTCGGGTGTCGTCTCCGCGGTCGGCGAGGACGTCGAGGACTACGCCGTCGGCGACCGCGTCGGGGTGTGCCCCACCGGCCCCACCGGCATCGCCCCGGGATACGGTCGCGACGGCGGCTTCGCCCCGAAGCACCGCGCCGCGGCGGTCGACCTGGTCCGCATGCCCGAGGGCCTGTCCTTCCCGCTCGCGGCCGCAGGCACCGACGCCGGCATGACCTCGTACCACGCGATGGCCGCGATCGGCGCGGTCCAGGCCGGCGAGAAGGTGGCCGTGATCGGCATCGGCGGCCTCGGCCAGATCGGCGCGCAGGTCGCCAAGGTCAAGGGCGCTGACGTCACCGTCGCCGAGCCCAACGAGGCGGCGTGGCCCATGGCCCGCCAAATCGGCGCGTCGCGCATCGTCAAGGACGTGTCGGAGCTCGAGGGCGAGGACTTCGACCTCATCGTCGACTACGCGGGCTTCGGCACCACGACGGCCGGCGCGATCAAGGCGGTGCGCTTCGGCGGCCGCGTGGTCCAGGTCGGCATGGGCCGCCTCGAGGCGACCATCGACACCCGCATCCTCATCACCCACCAGGTGAGCCTGCTGGGCTCGGTCGGCGGCACCGCGCAGGACGTCGCGGAGGTCTACGAGCTGTTCGCCTCGGGCCAGGTGACGCCGCAGATCTCGGCGATCGACTTCGACGAGATCGCAGAAGGCATCGAGCAGCTCCACCAGGGCAAGGCCCGCGGTCGCGTGGTCGCGCTGATGGACACCGAGGCGGAGACCGACGCCGCGGCTGCGCGGCTGCAGGGCGACGACGCGTCGCACCCTGCGCACCGCTAG
- a CDS encoding DUF4031 domain-containing protein — protein MTVLIDPPLWPNHGTVWGHLVSDESLAELHAFAREAGIPERGFDRDHYDYPVERQEQLLAQGAMLVSTRELVRRLRASGLRVTAAARHGRS, from the coding sequence ATGACGGTCCTGATCGATCCCCCGCTGTGGCCCAACCACGGCACGGTGTGGGGCCACCTCGTCTCCGACGAGTCGCTTGCCGAGCTCCACGCCTTCGCGCGGGAGGCGGGCATACCCGAGCGAGGGTTCGACCGCGACCACTACGACTACCCGGTCGAACGCCAGGAGCAGCTGCTCGCTCAGGGCGCCATGCTCGTGTCGACGCGGGAGCTCGTCCGCCGGCTGCGCGCCTCGGGACTGCGTGTGACCGCGGCGGCGCGGCACGGGCGCTCCTGA
- a CDS encoding cold-shock protein, whose protein sequence is MPTGKVKWFDSDKGFGFIASEDGSEVFLHASALPDGAANPKPGTKVEFSIADGRRGPSALSVTLQEPVASVSQNMRKKPEEMTVIVEDLIKMLDGVSNTLRRGRYPEGAKGTQVAAVLRAVAEQLDA, encoded by the coding sequence GTGCCCACCGGGAAAGTGAAGTGGTTCGACTCCGACAAGGGGTTCGGCTTCATCGCGAGCGAGGACGGCAGCGAGGTGTTCCTGCACGCCTCCGCGCTGCCTGACGGCGCCGCCAACCCGAAGCCGGGCACCAAGGTCGAGTTCTCGATCGCCGACGGCCGCCGCGGCCCGTCCGCGCTGTCCGTCACGCTCCAGGAGCCGGTCGCCTCGGTGTCGCAGAACATGCGCAAGAAGCCCGAGGAGATGACGGTCATCGTCGAGGACCTCATCAAGATGCTCGACGGCGTCTCCAACACCCTGCGCCGGGGGCGCTACCCCGAGGGCGCCAAGGGCACGCAGGTCGCGGCTGTGCTGCGCGCCGTCGCGGAGCAGTTGGACGCCTGA
- a CDS encoding DUF3027 domain-containing protein: MAVDAVLESAVEAARDAAIEVAEDATAVGEHLSAHDEGDKLVTHLFACTLPGYRGWVWSVTLSRTPRLKTANVCEAHLVPADDALLAPAWIPWADRVQPGDIKPGMAVPRIDQDPRLMPGYTATDDEESDAVAIWELGLGRERVLAPAGRDEAAARWTERAQEVPTDPPSASAAAGAIGEFVIPLSGSMRLHFGVCANKWCPFDGTVVPVNHACGGGAQSAPERSSTQWPANDPVYVDESNDVFDLTPEPEPEPEVVADVEPEGAVDESSATDTEPTAETAEGESPAEAADVAAMDDAVATDDPAVQSVEGSTEDAAPEAEASEPEAAPEPAAEADAVTDAVAADEAVTDAPVEDAPAAEVTEEAEPVEETVAEVATDEVEPEVVADEAPADEVVVDGPADEDKTAE; encoded by the coding sequence ATGGCCGTCGACGCAGTCCTGGAGTCCGCAGTCGAGGCGGCGCGTGACGCCGCCATCGAGGTCGCCGAGGACGCGACCGCGGTCGGCGAGCACCTGTCCGCGCATGACGAGGGCGACAAGCTCGTCACCCATCTGTTCGCCTGCACCCTGCCCGGATACCGCGGCTGGGTGTGGTCGGTCACCCTGTCCCGCACGCCGCGGCTCAAGACCGCCAACGTCTGCGAGGCGCACCTGGTGCCCGCGGACGATGCGCTGCTGGCACCGGCCTGGATCCCGTGGGCCGACCGTGTGCAGCCGGGTGACATCAAGCCCGGCATGGCCGTCCCGCGCATCGACCAGGACCCGCGTCTCATGCCCGGCTACACGGCCACGGATGACGAGGAATCCGACGCCGTCGCCATCTGGGAGCTCGGCCTTGGGCGTGAGCGGGTGCTCGCCCCCGCAGGCCGCGACGAGGCCGCCGCGCGGTGGACCGAGCGGGCGCAGGAGGTGCCGACCGACCCGCCCAGCGCCTCGGCAGCGGCAGGAGCCATCGGCGAGTTCGTCATCCCGCTCTCGGGGTCGATGCGCCTTCACTTCGGCGTCTGCGCCAACAAGTGGTGCCCGTTCGACGGCACGGTGGTCCCTGTGAATCACGCGTGCGGAGGCGGTGCCCAGAGCGCCCCGGAGCGGTCGAGCACGCAGTGGCCCGCGAACGACCCCGTCTACGTGGACGAGTCGAACGACGTGTTCGACCTCACGCCCGAGCCGGAGCCGGAGCCCGAGGTTGTCGCAGATGTCGAGCCCGAGGGTGCTGTCGACGAGTCCTCTGCCACGGACACCGAGCCGACCGCGGAGACCGCCGAGGGCGAGTCCCCGGCCGAGGCCGCGGACGTCGCAGCGATGGACGATGCTGTCGCGACGGACGACCCGGCGGTTCAGTCGGTGGAGGGGTCCACCGAGGACGCAGCGCCGGAGGCTGAGGCTTCCGAGCCCGAGGCAGCTCCGGAGCCCGCCGCGGAGGCCGATGCCGTCACGGATGCCGTCGCTGCCGACGAGGCCGTGACCGACGCTCCCGTCGAGGATGCACCCGCCGCCGAGGTCACCGAGGAGGCGGAGCCCGTTGAGGAGACCGTCGCCGAGGTCGCGACTGACGAGGTCGAGCCCGAGGTCGTCGCCGACGAGGCACCCGCCGACGAGGTCGTGGTGGACGGGCCCGCGGACGAGGACAAGACCGCCGAGTAG